One window from the genome of Gadus macrocephalus chromosome 7, ASM3116895v1 encodes:
- the LOC132461004 gene encoding stromal interaction molecule 1-like isoform X2, with protein MGCLRVVSVGLLFVCVWVQSAADGTHQDPMDRSLTSKQEASEASDLCVIDQLLCEDENMMLSFEAIHSIHKLMDDDADGSVDTKETDGFLREDMNSKDPRAKHNSFHRADLLISLEDMWTSWKSSPVYNWTLEDMETWLLSCVELPQYIDTFKKHNIDGKALPRLTVKNSTLFVLLLKILDRVHVQKLQLKALDTVLFGPPLAGRQSLWKDLALGCSVLMALAGCWFACTQSRRSRDHLGQLMKDLEGLQCAEQSLLDLQERLQRAHEEQRTVETEKETMEEKLRDEISTAKQEARRLKALREGTENERSRQKYAEQELEQVRMVLRRAEKELESRASWAPPESLQKWLQLTHEVEVQYYNIKRQSAERQLLQAKEGAEKIKKKRGSLFGTFHVAHSSSLDDVDHKILTAKQALGEVTAALREKLHRWQQIEALSGFNLVSNPGLPALAALLNLDPAFLGLRSAAPQHLLISDDLDDMDEDISPGTLKYAAWQMDRRVSDIWPMSGISDSQSPWKHSGTS; from the exons ATGGGGTGTTTGCGGGTTGTGAGTGTGGGCCTGCTGTTCGTGTGTGTATGGGTCCAGAGCGCGGCCGACGGTACCCACCAAGACCCCATGGACCGCTCTTTGACGTCCAAGCAAGAAGCAAGCGAGGCTTcag ATCTGTGTGTGATAGACCAGCTGCTGTGTGAGGATGAGAACATGATGCTGAGTTTCGAGGCGATTCACAGCATCCACAAACTGATGGACGACGACGCTGATGGGTCAGTGGACACCAAGGAGACGGACggg tttctGCGTGAGGACATGAACTCCAAAGACCCCCGGGCCAAGCATAACAGCTTCCACCGGGCGGACCTTCTCATCAGCCTGGAGGACATGTGGACGTCCTGGAAGAGCTCCCCAG tATATAACTGGACGCTTGAGGACATGGAGACCTGGCTACTGAGCTGCGTTGAGCTGCCTCAGTACATAGACACCttcaaaaaacacaacatcgACGGCAAGGCCTTACCcag GCTCACTGTGAAGAACTCCACCCTCTTTGTCTTGCTGCTGAAGATTTTGGACCGGGTCCACGTGCAGAAACTCCAGCTGAAAGCTCTGGACACGGTCCTGTTTGGCCCACCcctgg cgggCAGACAGAGCCTGTGGAAGGACCTGGCCCTGGGCTGCTCGGTGCTGATGGCGCTGGCCGGCTGCTGGTTCGCCTGCACCCAGAGCCGGCGGTCCCGGGACCACCTGGGCCAGCTGATGAAGGACCTGGAGGGCCTGCAGTGCGCCGAGCAGAGCCTGCTGGACCTGCAGGAGAG GCTCCAGCGGGCCCACGAGGAGCAGCGCACCGTGGAGACGGAGAAGGAGACCATGGAGGAGAAGCTCCGGGACGAGATCAGCACGGCCAAGCAGGAGGCTCGGCGGCTGAAGGCGCTGCGCGAGGGCACGGAGAACGAGAGGAGCCGGCAGAAGTACGCCgagcaggagctggagcag GTGCGCATGGTCCTGAGGCGGGCCGAGAAGGAGCTGGAGTCGCGGGCCAGCTGGGCGCCCCCGGAGAGCCTCCAGAAGTGGCTGCAGCTCACCCACGAGGTGGAGGTGCAGTACTACAACATCAAGAGGCAGAGCGCAGAGCGACAGCTGCTCCAGGCCAAGGAGGGG GCCGAGAAGATCAAGAAGAAGAGGGGTTCTCTGTTCGGAACGTTCCATGTGGCTCACAGCTCTTCCCTGGACGACGTTGACCATAAGATCCTGACCGCCAA acaGGCCCTGGGGGAGGTGACGGCGGCCCTGCGGGAGAAGCTCCACCGCTGGCAGCAGATCGAGGCTCTGTCGGGCTTCAACCTGGTCAGTAACCCCGGCCTGCCCGCACTGGCCGCCCTCCTCAACCTGGACCCCGCCTTCCTGGGCCTGCGCTCCGCCGCGCCCCAGCACCTCCTGATCTCGGACGACCTCGACGACATGGACGAGGACATCTCCCCGGGCACCCTCAAGT ACGCAGCCTGGCAGATGGACCGCAGAGTGAGCGACATCTGGCCTATGAGTGGCATTTCGGACAGCCAGTCTCCATGGAAGCACTCTG ggaCATCATAA
- the LOC132461004 gene encoding stromal interaction molecule 1-like isoform X1, whose translation MGCLRVVSVGLLFVCVWVQSAADGTHQDPMDRSLTSKQEASEASDLCVIDQLLCEDENMMLSFEAIHSIHKLMDDDADGSVDTKETDGFLREDMNSKDPRAKHNSFHRADLLISLEDMWTSWKSSPVYNWTLEDMETWLLSCVELPQYIDTFKKHNIDGKALPRLTVKNSTLFVLLLKILDRVHVQKLQLKALDTVLFGPPLAGRQSLWKDLALGCSVLMALAGCWFACTQSRRSRDHLGQLMKDLEGLQCAEQSLLDLQERLQRAHEEQRTVETEKETMEEKLRDEISTAKQEARRLKALREGTENERSRQKYAEQELEQVRMVLRRAEKELESRASWAPPESLQKWLQLTHEVEVQYYNIKRQSAERQLLQAKEGAEKIKKKRGSLFGTFHVAHSSSLDDVDHKILTAKQALGEVTAALREKLHRWQQIEALSGFNLVSNPGLPALAALLNLDPAFLGLRSAAPQHLLISDDLDDMDEDISPGTLKYAAWQMDRRVSDIWPMSGISDSQSPWKHSAPNLTPLRQRKTDPVLNLGSHRDIINRSDSDSSLPPSLVESHRSQAAPLASRPRPPPRRACNGAGLLQSSQSSQSSAGDGLFMSLSGGLEKSSSLGELRGSVPATLSSSSYASRSLCFPPPDAELTAGHAPSGQHNGQGASPARLQARRTTALEDEGGSTGEDTEAGAVTSRRRRAFNKIFRKRT comes from the exons ATGGGGTGTTTGCGGGTTGTGAGTGTGGGCCTGCTGTTCGTGTGTGTATGGGTCCAGAGCGCGGCCGACGGTACCCACCAAGACCCCATGGACCGCTCTTTGACGTCCAAGCAAGAAGCAAGCGAGGCTTcag ATCTGTGTGTGATAGACCAGCTGCTGTGTGAGGATGAGAACATGATGCTGAGTTTCGAGGCGATTCACAGCATCCACAAACTGATGGACGACGACGCTGATGGGTCAGTGGACACCAAGGAGACGGACggg tttctGCGTGAGGACATGAACTCCAAAGACCCCCGGGCCAAGCATAACAGCTTCCACCGGGCGGACCTTCTCATCAGCCTGGAGGACATGTGGACGTCCTGGAAGAGCTCCCCAG tATATAACTGGACGCTTGAGGACATGGAGACCTGGCTACTGAGCTGCGTTGAGCTGCCTCAGTACATAGACACCttcaaaaaacacaacatcgACGGCAAGGCCTTACCcag GCTCACTGTGAAGAACTCCACCCTCTTTGTCTTGCTGCTGAAGATTTTGGACCGGGTCCACGTGCAGAAACTCCAGCTGAAAGCTCTGGACACGGTCCTGTTTGGCCCACCcctgg cgggCAGACAGAGCCTGTGGAAGGACCTGGCCCTGGGCTGCTCGGTGCTGATGGCGCTGGCCGGCTGCTGGTTCGCCTGCACCCAGAGCCGGCGGTCCCGGGACCACCTGGGCCAGCTGATGAAGGACCTGGAGGGCCTGCAGTGCGCCGAGCAGAGCCTGCTGGACCTGCAGGAGAG GCTCCAGCGGGCCCACGAGGAGCAGCGCACCGTGGAGACGGAGAAGGAGACCATGGAGGAGAAGCTCCGGGACGAGATCAGCACGGCCAAGCAGGAGGCTCGGCGGCTGAAGGCGCTGCGCGAGGGCACGGAGAACGAGAGGAGCCGGCAGAAGTACGCCgagcaggagctggagcag GTGCGCATGGTCCTGAGGCGGGCCGAGAAGGAGCTGGAGTCGCGGGCCAGCTGGGCGCCCCCGGAGAGCCTCCAGAAGTGGCTGCAGCTCACCCACGAGGTGGAGGTGCAGTACTACAACATCAAGAGGCAGAGCGCAGAGCGACAGCTGCTCCAGGCCAAGGAGGGG GCCGAGAAGATCAAGAAGAAGAGGGGTTCTCTGTTCGGAACGTTCCATGTGGCTCACAGCTCTTCCCTGGACGACGTTGACCATAAGATCCTGACCGCCAA acaGGCCCTGGGGGAGGTGACGGCGGCCCTGCGGGAGAAGCTCCACCGCTGGCAGCAGATCGAGGCTCTGTCGGGCTTCAACCTGGTCAGTAACCCCGGCCTGCCCGCACTGGCCGCCCTCCTCAACCTGGACCCCGCCTTCCTGGGCCTGCGCTCCGCCGCGCCCCAGCACCTCCTGATCTCGGACGACCTCGACGACATGGACGAGGACATCTCCCCGGGCACCCTCAAGT ACGCAGCCTGGCAGATGGACCGCAGAGTGAGCGACATCTGGCCTATGAGTGGCATTTCGGACAGCCAGTCTCCATGGAAGCACTCTG CGCCAAATCTGACCCCCCTGCGACAGAGGAAAACAGACCCTGTGCTGAACCTGGGCTCCCACAG ggaCATCATAAACCGCTCGGACTCcgactcctccctccctccgtccctcgtCGAATCACACCGCTCCCAGGCcgcccccttggcctccaggccccgccccccaccgcGCCGCGCCTGCAACGGGGCGGGGCTtctccagtcctcccagtcctcccagtcctccgcCGGCGACGGGCTCTTCATGTCGCTCTCGGGCGGCCTGGAGAAGAGCTCCAGCCTCGGGGAGCTGAGGGGCAGCGTGCCCGccaccctgtcctcctcctcctacgcctcccgctccctctgctTCCCCCCTCCCGACGCGGAGCTCACGgcgggccacgccccctccggGCAGCACAACGGCCAGGGGGCGTCGCCCGCCAGGCTGCAGGCCCGGCGGACGACGGCCCTGGAGGACGAGGGAGGCTCGACGGGCGAGGACACGGAGGCCGGGGCGGTGACCAGCAGGCGGCGCCGCGCCTTCAACAAGATCTTCAGGAAGAGGACgtag